One genomic region from Xenopus laevis strain J_2021 chromosome 2L, Xenopus_laevis_v10.1, whole genome shotgun sequence encodes:
- the rasl10b.L gene encoding RAS like family 10 member B L homeolog, which translates to MVTTFKIAVLGAQGVGKTAIVRQFMYNEFNEACVPTNARRVFLPAVVMNGHVHELQIMDFPPITSFPVNTLQEWADSCCRGLRSAHAYILVYDICCFDSFEYIKTLRQQILETRVIGTTETPIIIVGNKRDLQRGRVFPRWNVSHLVKKTWKCGYIECSAKYNWHILLLFSELLKSVGCARCKHVHAAIRFQGALRRNRCSIM; encoded by the exons ATGGTTACAACCTTCAAGATCGCTGTGCTCGGAGCCCAGGGGGTGGGAAAGACAGCCATTGTGCGGCAGTTCATGTACAACGAATTCAACGAAGCCTGTGTCCCTACAAACGCTCGCCGTGTCTTCCTGCCTGCTGTTGTCATGAATGGCCATGTCCACGAATTGCAGATCATGGACTTTCCTCCTATAACCTCTTTCCCAGTCAACACCCTACAG GAGTGGGCAGATTCATGTTGCCGGGGGCTCAGAAGTGCACATGCCTACATACTGGTTTATGACATCTGCTGCTTTGACAGCTTTGAATATATTAAGACCCTGAGGCAGCAGATCTTGGAAACAAG agtaaTTGGTACCACTGAAACCCCCATCATTATAGTGGGTAACAAACGGGACCTTCAGAGAGGCCGTGTCTTCCCTCGCTGGAATGTTTCCCATCTGGTAAAGAAAACTTGGAAATGTGGCTACATTGAATGCTCAGCCAAGTATAACTGGCATATACTGCTGCTCTTCAGTGAACTACTCAAGAGTGTGGGCTGCGCGCGATGCAAGCACGTGCATGCTGCAATACGCTTCCAAGGAGCACTGCGCCGCAACCGATGCTCTATTATGTGA